The genomic region TCAACCCAAGCTTCAAACTTccaaaaatgatgatttatgatGAAAAAGGGTTAAGAATAGCTgagttgagaaaaaaatgagggAAAACGACCGGGAATGAAAAACTCTCGTAAAATGTGACAAATTTCTAGCCTTcatttcaccaagctttactcAATTTATGATCTTTGATCTTTAACAATACCTAATATATTTAGATTTCACCAtaagttttcttgtttttttctcaaatcCCTTGATTCGATACAAGTCAAGTAAACTACAACTTTTACGTTACAACACCAATAAGCTTCAAACTTCAAACCCATAATCAATTCTACTCAACTAAGAGAGTCCTTACCTTAGTGAGTCCCTTAGGAGGTAAAACCCACAAAAAAGTTCAActcaagagagagaaagaagatgaAATTCATTGAGACAAAAAGTTAGTCTAAACCCATAAATTGAAAGGCTTAAAGACTCCAAATATTACCTTTGATTTACGTTTGGAAGTTTAAACCTAGCCAGGATGAGTTAGCACTAGGATGATTATAATCTTGGAATCAACCTTCACAGATTACTTGAATGGCATCCTTGTTTTGATCATAAGTATATAAAGACGTATTAATGGCATCATCAGTTTTCACTTCATGCAAGAACGTCTCATAGTGAAACAAAACATCTTCAACCCATTCCCAATATGTGggaatataattaaatttccCTATAATTTTGAAGAAAGTTTCCCAATAAGCTTAACCAGAAATTATGCGACTTCTTAAGTTGACAAATTCCTTTTAGCttgaaatttaattatgaaaataggATTGAAGGAATCACTCTCTTGAGAAAGATTGTGAAACTTTGAAGGGTTTAGAAGGCCATTCCTACAAAGCGATAGGAGTAATAAATGTTGATGCTGAGATGATAAAATTTGGCCAAATATAGGTctatttaagagaaaaaagaatccCTTCTTCATCTCTTCATCCTTCTTAGAAAGAATGACAAGGTGACCTTTGTAGGCCTTAAAGTACACCATTTTAAAATGTGACAAGAGAACGGAACATGATATGaagacataaaaaaaaaatcatgaaaaaggCGTAAGAAGAATGCATCACATTGTCTAATGTCATTGGACATTTCGAATATCCAAGGAGACATATAATTTCAAGAGCAAGAAAGTTTGCCGAAGATGTAAAGCCATGCATTAAGAAAtgattaaaaggaaaaagaatggcttcataaagaaaaggaaatcaCGAAACTTTCCAAGGAAAGGATATGTGCCTAAGCTCATTGTTTGGTTTAATTGATATCATCAATGCTGTGCATGGCTTCAAGAGCTAGCTACATTATTGATTGGGAAGAGTTAAGATacaaagaattaattaatcaaccaTAATGCGATCAAAATAACAAGTGTCAATATGCAGGGACTGCTACATGGAAGTGGGGGACTTTTTTGTTCgtactcttttcttttttttgaagttCATATCTTTCAATGTTAGATGGCTTGgaagaagggaaaaagaagacCATTTAGAATATTTATTAAAGCATCAAAGCCGATTGTCCTTTGGTTAAGAAAATGTGGTGGTAAGGATGCGAATTTTATGAgccaagaagaaaaagagattacCTTAGCTACTTGCTAAGATAACCAGTTCCAACTGCTCTCAAATTTTTACCATGTCTTGCTAGTAAAGTCGTACTTCATATGTAAAAACATGAAGGCTAAACAAGCAAGGCAAGTGGtcaaattgaataaaaacagAAGCTTCTGCATCTCACCTCTTCAATTTCGACTTCATGTTTAGCCAACCAAATCAGCTTCAAttagtttcaaatttttattcagTCTAGCCCATATGATTATACATCATGTGTTAAAATATGAGAATAAATAAGCAAGGTAAGTTATtgaattaaatcaaaacaGAAGCTGTCCAAAGACATGATCGTTaagaatgaaaatataaacaaaaaaaagaaaaaaagaattaagaaagACAACAATGAAAAGAAGCAAGACAACAAATGCTTTTGGTTGTACTTGTCCATAACATCGTCAGAATTCACTTTACGCGAGGCTTTCAATCACTAATTACACTTTGTTTGGTTTTCTAATCTTTTCCGATTTGGTTTCTAATTTAGGTTTACAaatttggttttaattttttttaaataacaaccaataattttaaaatatgtggCTAGATAAAGGAAATAAAACCATGTCAACAGTAAAAAAATCAGCAACATCTTTGCTCATGTTATTTGCCATGTGACAATATAACTCTCCAACATGATATTTCAATATGTCATATCATTCTCATGTAATGATGTGtaatttttatcaataatGTTAGTCAACAATtacttataaaaatttatttaatttaaaataaaaatataaagatttaattgaaagtaaaaaaataaaagttagttttaattttcttgtatAATTCAAAAGTTTGTTCAAGTattatacaataatttatttttttataatgaatgaaacaaataaaaatattcttacattatttgtaataaatgtaaaataaattataattattttaaacataataaaagataaaaataagtaTAACCTGATTATcgtttaatgtaaataagtaaGATTTATTGTAAAGTTAAAATTAGTCTCCAAGATCTTAGCTTAAATGAGTAAAAGTAAAGATAAAAAGTCATAACATTTAtgttaaaatagaaaaatttaatatttattttttataaaaatatttaaagtaaTTTGTATTTCTTGAGCAAGTTACAAAAAGTTGAAATTATAGTTTGAGGTTAAATATTTCTAAATAATGAGTAAAACATAATTAAGGAAgttaataaaatgttaatattagaaaataataatttttaaattttaacatataaggagtaacaatatatatttctcATATCATTTGCTTCTCAACTTATATaattgctttttattttttaaaattatattattttcactaaataaataaatttgatattaaaattCTTGTGAGGACGCATCGGGCAGGTACGCATATGAGTGGATGACGTGAGATGATAAATGGATAACGTCAGTAGTAGCACGTGAGTTCCTCACGTGATTACTAACTGCTCCTGCCCTTTCCCTTcggacaaaaaaaataaaaaccattttATTTCAGACTCAGTAGATCATGATCAACCACAGTTAAAcctaattttcattttcctttcttcttcgaaccctaatttctctttctttctctctcctagggtttccGTCTTCTCTCATTTGCTTTTACTGCTTTCCTTCCTCTCGGATCTTGTTGCTCGCCCAATGGAGTTTGGTGTTGGACGCAAGAGAGGGAGGCACGAGGCTGCCTTGAATGGCAATGGAGGCCTCAAGAAATCCAAGCAAGGTGCgaattttccacttcttttcTATATATGTATCAATCTGTGTATGTTTATGCTTAAACAAGTTCGTTATGTATACTTCTAATGAAATGGTCGTTTCTGGGGTTTGTAGAACTGttcttttttttgctttcttcaTGTGAGCCTTTCTTCAGTATTCTTTCTTGATTTACTGAAAAATTGGAAAGCTTTTGTGTAGTTTAAGACTGTTTGGTTGCTGGAAAAGTACAAATGGAGATATGAACTTAACACAATTACCTGACAAGTGGCAAGCATATAAACTCGTTTtgtttaaaagttttatcCTTTCAGGACTATTACCCTTTGCTTCAAAGGTGGAGTTTAAATGGCCCACAAACGGGTTAAATTGATTGTCAAATATCCATTTAGCTGTATATGTTATCGTAATAATTCTATGTTTAGTTTCTTATATGGTTCAATGGGCATGTGACAACTAATCAAATCCGCTTGCGGACTTTTTGAATCCATTGCTGTTGTATAGGGTATTATCTGTACATGTCTGTCTGTGTGTATTTCACTTAGTTTGGGTTTGCTGAGCTGAAAGAGCTGTGAGTTTGAACTTTGGTTGCGATTCTTGATGTGCTTTATTGACGACTTTTAGCATCTTTGGGTTGTAGTTGCATAGCAAAGTTTGTATTGGTGGTGGTTATGGATGCATTTTTGTCTTCTCTTATTCCTGTATAGTTCTGTTATTTGGACAAACAGTTGAATGTGGAAGCCCATTAATCCTCGTTCCATTCTGGCTAAGCTTTTCTTGCATGAATAGCTATAATAGCTTACTTCAGCTTTAAAGCCAGTgttatatttgtatttttgcttTGTCGTTGCAATTGTTATGAGTCTTGTTTAgtcatttatttctttatatttgaAACTTTGTCGAATTTCTCTGGGTATGGTGATTCCTgtagaattttgaaattttcatgtgaAGCAAATAGATATTTGCCTTTAATCTGATTTCTCACCTAGATAAcaatggaaaaggaaaaaagcaaagaactcaattttctttttattatctGAAACTTAGTTCATGGGAAGTATGAAGCTCaacttattttcaaagtcaCTTAGTTGAGTTGTTATTTCTGctggaacaaaaaaaaagtgaaggataatgtttaaatattcgtttctttctttctttcctcattttcttaAATGAAACAGAGGATTGGTGTAATGGACAGAACATATTTATAAGTCCTTTACTGGAtgtaattatcaaattgtcAGCCcactatttaattttttactaagaTTGATGGTTatattctataaaaattgatGTAAACcaattattcatattttataaaGCGCATACTTTTTTATAGTAGTGATAATAAATGGTAACATGGTATTGAATACTCTGTAAAGTTCAAAAATCAATAACTCACTGAAATTGTAActgaaataaatgaattaatgtTCTGCAACAGAAATGGAGTCCTTTTCAACTGGTATAGGAAGCAAATCGAAGCCATGCACAAAGTTTTTCAGGTTCAAATCTTAACCTATCTAAAATAAATAGCCTAAATGCACTTCCATctatttctaatttttataatttgcaAGTAAAATTTCTTAGACATCAACCTTCTGAAGCAAAATTTATGTGATTATGACTAATGAATTGGTCACTTAAAGTGGTGATACAGGTAATACTCTTCGCTCTAATCATGATAAGAAAGACTATGGAACAGAAATGGTTGATTTCTTGGTGAATTCTTGGGTTAACTACATGCTGGCCtatatgaaaacaaaaagcaatTATGCAGGATGCAAAGTTTTTCCATCTTATAGTAtacttttataatcttatttaaTCTTTTGAATTAAAGACAGTAACATGTGGATTATTGAGTTGGCACCTAGTTTATTTCCATGGAAAATGGAAATAGAATGGCTAAAGAAATATGGCTAAAATTTTACTAGAATGTATTTTGCTTTCTTGCTTTTGAGGGCTTTCTATTCAGATGCAAAATTATTGgaatacacacacacacacacacacacacgcacacacacacacacactcaCACGCACACACAGAGTATATTGATTGTAACTTAAAAAGGTATTTCATGAAATTGATACTGGGTTCtttgttaattaaatatttgtagGTTATCCCCCAATTAATTCACATTTTTTCTTGAGAAaggtttttttctcttatttaattgatacataattttttttagcatCGACTTAtttaaaagtaaagaaataaaGTTAAGAAggtttcttattttatttttggagaTTGTGTAATTTGtgtaggttttttttttcatttattcgATTCATAAATCTTGCATTTatagaaatatattttttttatgttattggTGTTTGCTtatcttgattttctttttccttttgtttttctaaagAAAGCTCAAGAAGATTTCTTGTCAAATTTTTTGGATGTTGACTACTAGTCAAGTATCATTTTGGTTTAGTTTCTTTATTCATTCATTGCATTCTTATTAGACTAtgtttgaaattctttttgtttaagTCAAATTCGCTTGGCAAGGTTAAGGATCTGATTTGTCTTTCATAGTCATACTCTGTTGAATTATGACTATACTGTTTGTCAAATTTGTCTCTTGTaaaatcaagaatttcattatTTCCAGATtgaactttttctttcattttgtttAAGTCAATACATGTATTTTCTATATCAATAGAGGCTTCTCCAATGTCTCTTATATTCTCTATAAATCTTTGTGAAAATATTAACTTGGCTTTGTGTgcatttatttgatttatgaaTAGATTTTTAGCTTTCTCTTGGGGGTAATAAAAAGAATGTATATAGACATTTTTTTCTAGGCAGTGAAGTATGTTGTGGTTGAAAATTTCATATGTACATCATTGAAGTTTGTAACCAGTTCAGTTAATTAAATGGAAGTGAATCGCAGAAAAGGGTGCATCAGAACTTTTGAGGATAATATCTTGTAATGGTATTATTACAATGTCATTGTTATTACAATTGATAGCAACAGtgagtctctctctctctcctagAAGTGATGGTAGTCATGAGCATTTTTGTTGTTGCAGGCAAACAACTTAGTGATTGGTATTATCtagtgataaaaaaaatcaataaatcttattttatgaaagtACTTGGAAGTAATGACAGCTAAGAATATGGATGCAGAATAACAGTTTGCCTGTTGCAGCTTTTCTGGCTGTTAGGAATTAAAAGTGCTTTCAGTGTACTAATATTAATTTGAGCTTTACACtaactaataataaaaaaatgttaaattgaTGTAGTTGATATTCTTTGGTTTAGAGAGAAGAAAGTTATTTATATGATCTTTGCTGTGCTTGGAGGGTTGCTTGGCATGAATTTGACAAAGATGCTAATTGGAAATTAGAATGCCACTATTGATGAGGGATCTTAATTGGTGATAAGATTTAAGACAATTGGAAAGATCATATGTGATGAGTGGCTGGGTTGATATGAGTTCTGTTTTTATTATGGTTTAGCTTATGTCAAAATACGGGATTTAGATCAAAATATTCTGGATTGATATCTATGAATGCTGGGTAGGTCTAGGACTTTTCTGATTGTTTATTTCGTGTTTCTTGATGATTGAATATCCTGTTAAGTTGCCTTGGATATGTTATTAAGTTCAAATGTTAAAAGCTATAAGAATAAATGTAATTTGCAATGGGCAGGGTTTATGTAAGATGTATAGCATGAATTGCCGAccatatttttgaaaaagaagttATGTTGTGTAAGAATCAATGAGTTTTGGAATAAGTTTTATGAAGGTGACATATAGgatgtttatattttataaggcTAGTGCTGGAGGAAATAGAATAGATTGTTGGAAGGTTTGCTAAAACATACTTTTGTATTTGCTCCGTTATTCTTGTGGTGAGAGGAGTAGGAGAAGAAGGAATTGATTCTAAGTATGGTTCATTGTTGTGAGTGATGATTAGTTGATTACGTTCATCAGAGGGCTATAAGTATATTACTGCTTTTGCTTATTGGAAGCATAGAAGTGTAAgcacttttctttaaaattgttCCAGCTTAAATGGAGACTACTCGGCCAGATTACATAAGATTATGAATCATTATGCTTAGGGAGAGAGAAGAAGGCAAGAAAAGGATAAGGAGGTGAAAAGCAAGGAGTGCTATTTGTAATATTAGAGGTAGTGCTTATATAGGCATGTGCAAGGAAAGTTGTATAATGAGGTTTGCTCATGTCCTATGGAGATTATGTATGCTTTACCTTCAGGGGCTTGGAAATATGGAAAACATTCAAAAGTTGGGAGATTTCTGTTAACATGCATATTGGATTAACATAGCTGTATATATATTCTACATTTGGCTCTTTTTTCTCATCTAATTGTGGATTTACTGTTAATAAGGGCCCATGCAAtgtccctttttttcttttctcttttgctcACTTTGAATTTTGTGCATCGTTTTTCTGTCTCTTTTTCTTGGCAATTAAATGTTGGTTggtttgtttatttgttttaaatagaATGACATAGCATATCATGTAGAAGGAAATTtagaaatttaaatatttgagaTGGAATTTTCTAGTCCTGACTACTTTTGTGGGAAGGTTCCTTAGGTAAAATGTTTATAAGTGATGACAACTTATTTTTGCCTAGGTTTTATGTGTTCTACTTTTAGATCATTATAAGTTCTGGTTCTTACATTTCACATGTTGGGTTGGTTGGACATAAATTCAGATTGATCAATTCTCTAAGGAATGTCTTGCATTGTTTCTCCTGATTCTTAAGTATTACATTAGATTTTCTAAATGAATATgtgcttttatttaaatattcaggTTTTATTTATGACAgcttaaacaatattaaactTGGAAGGATGGGTGCTGCTTGATCTTGAAATTTTTCTGGCCCATATCATCACTTTTAAAACTTATTCAGAGAGGAATTGACATTTTAGattgatttcttttaaagaTGCTATTGTTGATTTGCTAGGCACCGGACAATAATAAAGGGTTCTGTTATGTTTTGGTGCTTGTTACttaatgatataataataCAGATGATTATTATTGTGTGGAATTCCTGAATATTTCATACAGtaattatttcttaatattaTTGAGATGGTCTACTCTTGAAAAGCTTTGATTAATTCATAATTATATAAGACTACACTGGTTATTTGTGTCAGAGCATTACTAAAAGTGTATTTCATTGATATTAGCCTGATATacttgagtttttttttttttattttacagcacTTCTGGGTGCCCATTTGGTGAGAGCTGTCACTTCTTGCACTATGTTCCTGGTGGCATCAAAGCAGTGTCTCAGATGCTTGGTAGCAACCCAGCTCTTCCTGCAGCTTCCAGAAGTTCTGCAGTCCTACCATCCTTCCCTGACGGGTCATCTCCTCCAGCTGTAAAAACCCGTTTGTGCAACAAATTCAACACCCCAGAAGGTTGTAAATTTGGTGATAAATGCCATTTTGCCCATGGTGAGTGGGAGCTAGGCAAGCCAACTGGTCCTGCTTATGAAGATCCCCGTGCCATGGGACCAATGCCAGGAAGAATGGCTGGCAGGATGGAGCCTCCCTCACAAGGTCTTGGTGCTGCAGCCAGCTTTGGAGCATCTGCTACTGCTAAGATCAGCATTGATGCATCCCTGGCTGGAGCTATTATTGGTAAAAATGGTGTGAACTCAAAGCATATTTGTCGTGTTACAGGAGCCAAGCTTTCCATAAGGGAGAATGAGTCAGATCCTAGTTCAAGGAACATTGAGCTTGAGGGAACATTTGATCAGATCAAGCAAGCCAGTGCAATGGTTCGTGAACTAATTTTAAATGTTGGTTCAGCTTCTGGAACTAGCATGAAGAATCCTGCCATGAGTGGCTCTGGTGCAGCAAACAACTTTAAGACTAAGCTTTGCGAGAACTTTTCCAAAGGATCCTGCACCTTTGGTGACAGGTGCCACTTTGCCCATGGAACAGAAGAATTGCGCAAACCAGGAATGTGAATTCCTCCTTGTTTTGTGATTCCCGTGGTGTTAGGTCAGAACTCTTGCTGTAGCCTTTGGTTAATTTGGTGTGCTTCTGTGAGTTTTGCCTTTCGTCGGATGCAAAGGTAGCTTGGAGTCGAGAGGTTTctaggtttttcttttctgatatTTTTGATAATTCCCTTTTTACGTGGGGCGAAGTTGCTAGCTCACTATGAGTTGGTTAATTCTTCAGCGGTAAGACTAGACTAAATTAAACAGATTTAACAGATTCAGCTCGTTGTATGCCTTGATATGAGTTGGTCTAAGGAAACAAATTACATTCTGTTCACATAATAACGTATAAAATCTTAAATCGAAGGAGGGGATAAGTGTAACGTTTGGTATTAGTACCGCCTATATGCGGAGTACTAGCCTTGAAACTACAAACTCTTGGAATTGCAGTAAGCCGTCTGCTCTGTAACTTATCTTCACTGGGGGGCAACCGTGTCAATACTTCATTAAGTAGGAAAGTGATCAATGGTGAATGGATGAGCGAGAAGGTGATTGCggatattatatttaattgggTGTTTAAAAAATTGGGTTGAATTGCAAGTGTTAAgttcaatcaaaatttataattgaagACATTTTAAACTGAGTATAAAGTTTTGAATATTCACTCCGGACTTGAGCttcttaatataatatatacatatatactcAAGATAATAAATCCCTATAAAcgtaaattattaaaacaaatgtatttaaatatgttcaaaaatttggttttaatttttaattattgaaaaaaaattatttatctttgtATCTAGATTTATTCTGCTTCTGTATTTAAACACTGTCTCGCCAAAGGTTTTATTAGTATCCTTTGTCTTGTTTTGATTGTGCTTGTAGCTAATTTCATTGAATTCATGGTGTTCATATTGCGTTTTTGAAGAATTGCTTATTGAAAGAGCTTCTAATAAGCCATACGCCACTCTCGCGTGTTCAAAGCTTTAACCAGACGCGAGACTTATGCCACTTAAGGCAAGATTTGGAGTAGCCACTCGGTTTTTATGCTAGGATTGAGAACCAGTTATAAAAGCATCATCGACATAACTTCGTTACCAAAGAACTTGGTCTAGATATTGGGTGTGAAGTAAGGAAGGAAGCTTCCAACCCTATCTAAAATAATCCTAGGTTTACTAGTCCACAGTAGATCAACTTGATTAGGATCAAAATCAAAGAGCACACCTCTTTCTGCTTTGGATGATTTAACGAAAATTAATGGTGCAAAGATAttcatgtaattaattatataaaatgtATTACAAAAGCGGCACAAAAATTgtgtaataattaaaatgattgaaaatCTTAATAACATACACAAATTTTACATGACGTAAAAAATTATGCAAAATGTCTTTAAAACTGCATGACTTattcaaagagaaaaatatcaCAAAAACTATGAGACATGTTAGATGACAGAAGTACccttaaaattatataacatACAAATTGATAAAAGTGCCCATGAAACTATGGAGAATATCGTAAGCATAATTTAAACTATATGTCATCCTTGATTACATCAACATTTCCATAGCATTGTCATGAACATGAAGGcgttaacatcatttttctacATGAAATACTTCATTACGACAGACCTAAAGATCTATATAACTACCATCATTatataaatcttaatttagTATGTTATCATGTATACTAATGTATTTATATGGTGTCCAGATAGACAACTTGTATCCTATGTTGTCATGTCATGGTTTTGGATGCTACTAGGATGAACCCAGTTGGCCGTTGCATATGGATTCAAGAGGTTAAATAGGCGTGGGTCATGGGCTAAGATTAGACTAGTGCGGGCAGGTTTGGATTGTTGGATTGTTGGGTTAAGACCATATTCATTCTAATCTCCTAGAAGCTCAATGTTGATCGATACTGTTGAGTGATAGTTTGCCCCTCTTTGATTGAGTTTAGTACAAGTGAATATCAAAGTTTATAAAGCAAATTTTGCAACTTGATAAAAATAGGAACTCTGAGTGTCCAAGTTGTACTCATTGACATGCTAACTACATACTTTGGGGACATTAGACTTCCAAATTTCAATATGTTAGGATTTTACTTACGATAGCTGAAGAAACTTTAGAGCTAAAGGATTGCTACACCAAATCAAGGTTACAAATTTAGATTTGAGATTTCACTTTGGGATCGCTAAACAAAAATCTATGGTTGCTAGAGAAAACCTTGGAATTGTTAAGAAAAGATACTTCTAAGTTGCCAAAATTAACTTTGGAattgcaaaagaaaatttggggTTGCTTAGAAAAATTgagataattattttactttgCGATTGTTTAGGATaaatttgggttttcaaagaaaaattgtgatgatGCAATGGATGGGCTAGATGAACATGTGGTTAAAAGATCATCACAACCACAGAGAAATTCTCATATTTCCAGAGGTAATGAGCATCACAGAGTCGGTACTGCTGGTAACTCATTATCAAGAACTGCAATtagtatttattttgataGAAAGTTTCGGCAAAATTTGTCTCCAAGAGATGTTAGAATATTAAAAGAAAGGCAGGAAATGAGGTCAGGTTGTAACTATTTTACTCCATGATTTTTGCAACTCGGAATGTTAGAGGGCTTAACAAGCccttcaaataaaaatagataGGAGAAGTAATAAAGCAAAGTGGCTGGAGTTTATTTGCCCTTTTAGAAACTAgagtaaagaaaataaaacaagcaAGATTGCTCTGTTCATTGCTGGTGATTTGTGCTTTACAAACAATTATAGTGAAGCTTATAATGAAGAATTTGGTTCTTTTGGCATGGCAATTTGGTGAATGCCCAGATA from Theobroma cacao cultivar B97-61/B2 chromosome 9, Criollo_cocoa_genome_V2, whole genome shotgun sequence harbors:
- the LOC18589690 gene encoding zinc finger CCCH domain-containing protein 44; this translates as MEFGVGRKRGRHEAALNGNGGLKKSKQEMESFSTGIGSKSKPCTKFFSTSGCPFGESCHFLHYVPGGIKAVSQMLGSNPALPAASRSSAVLPSFPDGSSPPAVKTRLCNKFNTPEGCKFGDKCHFAHGEWELGKPTGPAYEDPRAMGPMPGRMAGRMEPPSQGLGAAASFGASATAKISIDASLAGAIIGKNGVNSKHICRVTGAKLSIRENESDPSSRNIELEGTFDQIKQASAMVRELILNVGSASGTSMKNPAMSGSGAANNFKTKLCENFSKGSCTFGDRCHFAHGTEELRKPGM